TAAATGATTTATGGGGAAGTATTCCGGATGATCATTGATTTCTTTATACAGCCGCTTAATGTAAGCAAAAAGCGGGACTCCGGTAAACCGGGCACAGCGATTCAACAGGTTTTGATGTTAAAATATTGTATCTGTACCAAGTTGGTATCCAACAGACATGGTATTTTTGTTAACGTAAACCCGCACCGGGTATCATCTAACAACGGAGAATGGATTCTGTTCGGAATGGTAGCCCTGAAAAATACCATGTCTCAGGGGTACTGGTTTAAAAGCTGGAGCGACTTGCAAATGCGCGGCTCAGAGTAGCTTCGTCGATGAACTCGAGTTCCGTTCCCATCGGGATTCCGTAGGCGATCCGTGTGACGTTAACGTCGTAGCTGAGCAGCAGTTTGTTGATGTAATAGGAGGTCGCTTCGCCTTCGGCATCGGGATTCAGGGCCAGTATCACCTCTTCAATCTGTTCATCCCCGGTGCCGATCCGTTCCAGTAACTGTTTGATGCGGATATCGTCCGGACCCACATTTTCGAGCGGAGATATCACTCCGCCCAGCACGTGATAACGGCCCCTAAACTCATTGGTTTTTTCGATGATGTAAACATCCTGAAACTCTTCAACCACACATACAACGCCATTTTGACGCTTTGGGTTGCTGCAAATTCTGCAGGGATCGCTGTCAGTAATGGTTCCGCACACGGAGCAGCGCTGCACAGATTTTTTGAGCTGAACCAGCGCATCAGCCAGGCCAAGCACCCGTTCATCGGTTTGTTTGAGCAGGTGAATCGCCATTCGCTGTGCTGATTTTCTTCCGGTACCGGGAAGTTTTGCCAGCTCTTCAATCGCGCGTTCCAGCGCCTCAGAGGTGATTTGCATCTAAATGTATCGTTAATTTAAATTACTAACGGGCAAACTGTGCACTGATGATCAGCCTTTGTTTGCCCAGCGGTTTCCGTGATTTTACAGGCCAAATTTACTGAGATCCATTCCGCCGGGAAGTCCGCCTCCGGGCATCATATCTTTGTAAGCATCCTGCATCTTCTCCTTTGCCGCCGCTTCAGCTTTGTCGAGCGCTTTATTCACACCAGCCACCACAAGATCTTCCATCATCTCTTTATCGTTCGGGTCGATGACGTCATCATCCAGGTCAATCGATACGATTTTTCGATTTCCGTTGGCCTGTACTTTCACCATACCGCCACCGGCTTCGGCATCAACGATCAGCGTGCCGAGTTCATCCTGAATCTCTTTCATCTTAGATTGCATATCCTGGAATTTGCCGAACATATCGGCCATATTAAATTGACTCATAAGTCTTAAAATTAAATGGTTTAGAATTCAGATCTGTCCGGTTTTTAAAAAACCGCAAAACCTGTTTTCGATTGATAATTATAAAGTGTGTTCAATTGATTAGTAGTCGAGCTCAGCACCAAACAGTTCAACAACGCTTTTCAGGTGCGGATCTTTCCTTTGCAACTCCTTAAATCGTTCATAGGGACTCAAAGTTTCCTTGTTTTTCGATTTTCTCTCCGCCACGCACTGTATCCGAATCCGAATTCCAACGGTCTTCTTCATCAGGTCGGAAAGTAGCTCCTGGTTTTCATCAACCATATTTGTAGCGAACTCACTATCTGCCGTTACCGTTAACCGGTTTCCGGACAGATCTTTTAGCTGTACGCGCATCATCTGGTAATAAAGCATCTGGGGGGCATCATCCTTCAATTTCCCTAAAAACTCTTTCCAGTACGGTTCAAGGTCGGAAGCCTCTGAGAGTTCAACCGGTTCAGGAATTTCCTCTTCTATAGTTGCGGTGGCCACCTCGCTCTCATCCTCCTCTTGATCCTGCGATGAACTGATTCCTTTTGCGAATCCAAGAGCCGGTTTTACCAGGTCAAAATCATCATTTTTCCGTACCCGGGTTTGCGGTTTGGACTCATCTGCGGGAAGTGCAGACGTTTTTTCTTCTTTCTGATCGATGTTTTCGTTTTGTGGGCTGACTGACTGCTCACCCCGATTCTCTGAGTGATCTTTTCCATTCGATGGATGTTCAGCTTCGGCCGCAATTTCTTTTCCTTCATCAGTATCATCATCATCGTCATCCGCAGAGAATTCATTCTCTTCATTTGTTTCCTGCACGGCAGGAGATTGCTCGTCGGCAGATTTTTTTTCGGGGGATGATGGCGCCTGCTCTGAGGTTTTTTCTTCAATTTCAGGCGATGAACTTTCAGCTACCGGAATCCCGCCGTTTTTTTTTAACCGGTTCAGGTCTTCAAGCAGGCTGTTCAGCTCACGGC
The window above is part of the Rhodohalobacter sp. SW132 genome. Proteins encoded here:
- the recR gene encoding recombination mediator RecR, which codes for MQITSEALERAIEELAKLPGTGRKSAQRMAIHLLKQTDERVLGLADALVQLKKSVQRCSVCGTITDSDPCRICSNPKRQNGVVCVVEEFQDVYIIEKTNEFRGRYHVLGGVISPLENVGPDDIRIKQLLERIGTGDEQIEEVILALNPDAEGEATSYYINKLLLSYDVNVTRIAYGIPMGTELEFIDEATLSRAFASRSSF
- a CDS encoding YbaB/EbfC family nucleoid-associated protein, with the protein product MSQFNMADMFGKFQDMQSKMKEIQDELGTLIVDAEAGGGMVKVQANGNRKIVSIDLDDDVIDPNDKEMMEDLVVAGVNKALDKAEAAAKEKMQDAYKDMMPGGGLPGGMDLSKFGL